One Nicotiana sylvestris chromosome 12, ASM39365v2, whole genome shotgun sequence genomic window carries:
- the LOC138882623 gene encoding uncharacterized protein: MIRSRNVTSGFLAAVNCMHADMKEEKEIKKTNSLYNVYSVMETSKALWNALEKKYKTEDAGLTKFVAARFLDFKMVDTRSVITQVQKLQVIVHDLLAEGMVINEAFQVAVFIEKLSLLWKDFKNYLKHKRKEMTLEDLIIRLRIEEDNKHAKNKSRGNSTIIRANIVEEAPQNKKRKKASGPKNYPSKKNFKGNCHNCGKSGHKAVDCRAPKNDVQKNKKKKNQANMVENAEEMEDLCVMLSECNLVGNPTE; encoded by the exons ATGATACGTAGCAGAAATGTAACCTCAGGTTTTTTGGCTGCTGTCAACTGCATGCATGCAGACATGAAGGAAGAAAAGGAGATAAAGAAGACAA ATAgcttgtacaatgtctatagtgtcatggaaacttcaaaagcgttatggaatgcgcttgagaagaagtacaagactgaggatgccggacttacgaagttcgtggctgcaaggtttttggatttcaaaATGGTTGACACTAGGTCGGTCATAACTCAAGTCCAAAaattacaagtcattgtgcatgacctccttgctgaag gtatggtcataaatgaggcctttcaagtTGCCGTTTTCATTGAGAAGTTATCTCTGTTGTGGAAGGACTTTAAGAACTATCTAAAACACAAGCGGAAGGAGATGACACTTGAAGATTTGATTATTCgtttgaggatagaagaagacaacaaaCATGCTAAAAATAAGTCACGTGGAAACTCGACAATAATAAGGGCTAACATTGTTGAGGAGGcgccacaaaataagaagagaaagaaggcttctggaccaaagaattacccaagcaagaaaaatttcaagggtaattgccacaactgtggaaAGTCTGGGCATAAGGCCGTGGACTGTCGTGCACCAAAGAATGATGTAcaaaagaataagaagaagaagaatcaagctaacatggttgaaAATGCTGAAGAAATGGAGGACTTGTGTGTCATGTTGTCTGAATGCAACTTGGTAGGAAATCCTACAGAATga
- the LOC138882622 gene encoding uncharacterized protein, with protein MTHQVSTIVYSMAPKLEDPRAFTIPCTIGNAEFAKALCDLGASINLMPYSVFKTLGIGQPRSTSMRLQMANCTMKIPLGVIEDVGDEKVVFCMCKSMRQPNNKEVCSFVDLVTDVIVDETIDVMNVNDTLEDILLNFDDDDIDGFIECVNSLQGMGAYTYEPCKLSLDLENRTTSPTKPSIKDPPILELKPLPPHLRYEFLGHSSTLPIILV; from the exons atgactcatcaagtaagtACAATTGTGTATTCAATGGCTCCCAAGTTGGAGGATCCCAGGGCTTTCACAATTCCTTGTACAATTGGAAATGCCGAGTTTGCaaaagctctttgtgatcttggggcaagtatcaatttgatgccctattcggttttcaagactttgggaattgggcaaccaagatccacatctatgagattacaaatggctaATTGTACCATGAAGATACCATTGGGAGTGATTGAAGAT gttggtgatgaaaaagtggtcttctGTATGTGTAAGTCCATGCGGCAACCCAATAACAAAGAGGTGTGTTCTTTCGTGGACTTGGTGACCGATGTGATTGTAGATGAAACAATTGATGTGATGAATGTTAATGATACGTTGGAGGACAtcttgctcaactttgatgatgacgATATAGATGGCTTCATAGAATGTGTGAACTCATTGCAAGGAATGGGAGCGTACACTTATGAGCCCTGcaaattgtccttggatcttgaaaataggacaacttctccaacaaagccctcaatcaagGATCCTCCCAtcttggagttaaagccattgcctccacatcttcgGTATGAGTTTCTTGGCCATTCTTCTACTTTACCGATTattcttgtttga
- the LOC104225909 gene encoding uncharacterized mitochondrial protein AtMg00860-like, whose protein sequence is MDNFSMVGNSFDDCLANLDKLLASYEETNLVLNWEKCHFMVGEGIILGHKISNNGIEVDKAKIEVISKLSPPTSVKGMRSFLGHAGFYWRFIKDFDKLVNLLCKFLEKDSKFHFNDDCMRAFELLNFKLTTTPTITASN, encoded by the coding sequence atggatAACTTCTCGATGgttgggaattcttttgatgattgtctagCAAACTTGGACAAATTGTTGGCAAGCTATGAAGAaacaaacttggttctcaattgggagaaatgtcatttcatggtcggGGAAGGAATTATCCTTGGACACAAGATCTCAAATAATGGCATTGAAGTtgacaaggcaaagattgaggtgatttctaaactttcACCTCCAACTTCGGTGAAAGGTATGCGGAGTTTCCTAGGCCACGCGGGATTTTACTGGCGTTTCATCAAGGACTTCGATAAACTAGTGAATCTGTTATGCAAGTTTTTGGAGAAAGATTCTAAGTTCcacttcaatgatgattgcatgagagcCTTTGAATTGCTTAAtttcaagttgactactactcccaCAATCACCGCTTCAAATTAG